AATGTTTGGTAAACTTAGCCAAGAATTATACGGCAGTGCCAGCCACAAATTACATGGCGATCGTCATACAGTACGCCAATTGGGCGATCGCTTAAGCCATATATTTTCGCTGCCAGCAGCGCGCCACATGAGTAGCCGTCACCCTAAAATAGTTACCGCCCCAGAAGCGGTAAATATTCTTAGCGAACGCTTAGTGAAGTATTTTCATAACGATGAAATTCACGTTAAATTGAGCGATGGTATTGTCTCTGATGCCGCTGTAGGTGGCGATACGGTTAAGCTCAATACCCGCGCCATGTTCAGCGAATCGGATCTCAATGTATATGAAGTCCATGAAGGCTGGGTTCATGTGGGCACTACACTCAACGGACGCGCCCAACCACATGCGACTTGGCTCAGTGTCGGTTCTCCACGAGTGACAGCCTCACAAGAAGGCTTAGCGGTATTAATGGAAATGCTTACATTAAGCTCAAACCCAGGCCGAGCTCGACGTATTAGTGACCGCGTATCAGCGGTAGACATGGCAGAACAAGGAGCCGATTTTATTGAAGTGTATCGCTACTTTAGAAATCTTAACCTAAGTTCACAAGACAGCTATCGTGTGACTCAACGGGTATTTCGTGGCGGCATGGTCGGCGGTGGTAGCTTTTTTACCAAAGATATTTCTTACGTGCGCGGTTATGTTGAAAACATTAACTTCATTCGAAGTGCCATTAGCACTGGATTGCCAGAGTTAATCCCTATGCTATTTCTAGGTAAATTAGCCATCGAAGATATTCCGGTACTTTATCAAGCCTATCAAGAAGGTATTATTGCCCATCCGAAATACCTACCACCTATGTTTGAAGACATTAGCGGTCTTTATGCTTGGTTTGGTTTTGCCTCAGGCATAGGCAACATCGACCTAAAAGGGGTGCAACGTCATTTTGCCCGCCAATTTAAAAATGTAACCCCTACCTCAGCAGTCGACTTGTTTGAGGATTCAGAGTTTGATAACAACTTTGAATAAACCACACAGATAATCTAACAGGCTAAGTGTGATATCGTCGCTCTTAGCCTGTTAAAAAACACAGCAAGACCGCTTAATACAGCGTAAATTAACGCCTATTACATGGCTGTCATAAACGTTAAAAACGCCTAAAGCTAAAAACCACGATCAATAAAATATGCCTCACCATTACACTCTAAATACACAGCGCATGATAAATAATTAACTTTGCCGCATTGCTTCATCACAATGGCATTACCGCCTCGTTGGGTCACTTGTAATTTGAGTGACTTAGTCATTGAAGATAAACTTGGAAGATCATCTAACTTTTCAGGATCCGATGAATTTTCACAATATGATGTCGTAACCTCACCCAAAAACTGCGCTTTAAACCTAGACATTTCTGCTGAGGTGTAGGTATCAACCCCTGCTATTGTGGCGTTACCGAGCGCAATTGTACCCGCATTGGTTCGCAGTGACAGGTTAGAACATCCCGACACAAATACCATACTCAAGATGGCTGCAACAGAGACAATAAAGACGACATGTTTCATAAAAAATCCTTTTAAAAAAGCATGTTCATCAATCTGCTGATAAACATGCCTAAAAATCATTATTTGGCTAAAGTTATCCTAAAATAACCACACTTAGCCAACTATTGACGACAATATTAGTTGGCTTTGGATTTTGCGTTAAGTGCGCGTTGCTTAATAAAATACTCACGGGTTAAGCCAAACACCACTGGACTTAATAACACTAAGGCGATTAAGTTGGGAATCGCCATCATCGCATTTAATGTATCGGCTAATAACCAAATAAACTCTAACGAACTGACAGCTCCTAACGGCACGACCAAAGTCCAAAGTAAACGAAACGGTTTTACCGCTTTATCACCGAGTAAGTATTGAACACACTTCTCGCTGTAAAAGCTCCAACCTAAGATGGTGGTAAAGGCAAATATCGCCAATGCTATGGCGACAATGTAATTACCCATAGGCAAGGCATCAGAAAATGCCAAAGAGGTTAATGCCGCGCCGTTTTCACCAGAGGTCCAGGCACCAGAAACAATAATCGCTAAACCAGTAATTGAACACACAATAAGAGTGTCAATAAACGTACCTAGCATGGCCACTAAACCTTGCTTCACTGGGTTATTAGTTTGCGCTGCAGCATGAGCAATCGGTGCACTACCCAAACCTGCCTCATTTGAAAACACTCCACGGGCCACACCAAACCGAATGGCGGCCCATACCGCTGCGCCCGCAAAACCACCTTGGGCCGCTACGGGATTAAAGGCACTTTCAATAATTAACATAAAGGCTGCAGGTACTTGCTCCGCATTAACAATCAATACTGCTAAACCCGCGGTAATATAAAACACTGTCATCAATGGCACCAACTTACCTGCCACTTCAGCAATACGCTTAATCCCGCCCATAAGTACGGCGCCCACCAACACCATCAACACCACACCGGTCACCCAATTGGGTACGCCAAAATTACTGCTCATCGCATCAGCAACTGAGTTAGCTTGTACAGTATTACCAATACCAAAACCGGCAATAGAGCCAAAAATAGCAAAAGCTGTACCTAACCAAGCCCACTTGCTACCTAAGCCATTTTTGATGTAGTACATCGGCCCGCCAACATGATTACCATTAGCATCTGTTTCTCGAAACTTAACCGCCAAAACCGCTTCTGAAAACTTGGTTGCCATACCCACCAGCGCAGTACACCACATCCAAAATAGTGCACCAGGGCCACCAATAAAAATGGCCGTAGCGACACCCGCAATGTTACCGGTACCTATGGTGGCCGATAATGAAGTCATGAGGGCATTAAAGGGACTGACATCGCCTTTTTCACTTTCGTCGGTAACCTGACGACCCGCCCATAATAATTTAAAACCTCGATTTAGCTTTAAAATAGGCATGAACTTTAAACCAATCGACAGAAACAGCCCGACACCTAAAATCATAATTAGCATGGGAACGCCCCATACTATACCGTTAATCATACTGACAAATTGCGTGACTGCTTCCATGTAAAAAACCTCGTAATGAGTAATGACTTATGTCTAAAGTTATAATTATTATTCAACGTACTGTTATTAAACGTACTGTTATTATTTTTCAACGGCCCAATTCCGTTGAAACAGAATATTTTTTAGATTACCTCGGTTTAGTTAACCATAGCAACCATACATATGCGGACCTCAATCATCTTCAAAATGATAATCCTACAGCAATAACAAACGGACCAAAGCATTAGTAGTCTATTGTTCGAGAACGACTTTTAACGTGTCCAAACCTTGCTGTAAGTCAGCACCTATCATGGTTTTGAAGTCGACAAACAACAGCATTAAGTTCGTTGGATACGCAAAGTGACCGCTAAAACCCCAATTAACTTTTGTTTGATTCGCGTTCACCGCTTCGGTCGTCATATAAGCAGGTGCTGTCGCTTCGAAGGGGGAAATAAACCGTAATTCAAAATCGATGCGTTTGCCTTCCTCTATGGCAATAATCTGTTGCTCACCAACACCCACATCAGGATGTTCACTTGCCCATGCAGATACAAAGCCCACTGTCGCATCAGTACCGTGGTAGATTTTCACCATATCGGGATCAATTTGCGCCCATTGACTAAAGTTATCTTGGTTTTTTAGATGTTTCACGTAATCAAAAACCTCAGCAACCGGTTTGTCTATCGTGATAGTGCGAGTGACTGAATAGTCTTGTTGAATAAATAGCGCCACCACAAAAGGCATAGCGATAATAACCGCGACCGCAACGATAATTTTTCTAAACATTATTATTATCCTCTGGCACACAGGCTTATCTGTCAGCATGTTAGGATTACAGGCTAAAAACCAATATTCTCAGTATACCGACTAACGACGGGCTAACAATAAGAAATTAACATTGGGTTAACAATTGGTTAATTTTTGTTGTTATTCTTGCGGTGGTTATTATTACGATTAGGGAAAGTAAATATCGACCGGTTCAATAGCGGATTGCTGGACTAACTTAGCCATACAAGACTGACAAATACATTGGTTATCAGCTAAATCAACCAAAGAAGAGTTTGCTTTATACTGCGCAATAACCGAAGGCATATCCAGTGCTTGCTTAGCACACCAACATGCATCTATGGCTAATCCTTGCTCCATAGCACAAGTATTGGCTTGTTGGCAGAGTGGACACGATTGTGCCGCAGAGATGAATGATGTCATTGCCCAACCTATGATAGTGATGATAAAGAAGAAGCGAGACTTAACATACTGCCATTTATCATCACTATGCTCAATAAGCGCTACGGTCATAACATTCATGTCCGTAGGTTATACTCACAAAAATGCCCACTAAACACTCGCTTAATGGGCATGATGACTACAGATAATGTCATATACCGTTAAATAACCTCACTTAAAACTAGCGTTAAAGGCTAGTTTTTAAGCGGAAAAACTGGATGTGACTCAGCCCCCAAAACAGGTTTACCTGCAACAGATTGACCGTAATATCCTTGATGCTGATGATAGGCTGCTTGAGTTTTGCTTACATCACCGTTAAAGCGAGGATCTTGTGGGCGATCAAACGAATTAAGGTAAGCCGCTACATCCCAAGCTTGTTGAGGTGTGAGTTGCACACTTTTACCTAAGGGCATATTTTCATAAATAAAGTCAGCCGCCGTATTAACCCTGTGCATGCCAGCGCCCCAATTAAAACTTTGAGGCCCCCATAATGGTGGTAATGCGGCAACACCAGCAATAATTTGTCCTTGGCCATTTTCACCATGACATGCCTGGCAATGTGCTTGATACACAACCAAGCCGCGCTCAGGAGAATAAGCTAACTCAGGTTGAGGCGCTTTAGGGAAACCACGTCCAGGCAATTGGCTTAGCGCGGTGATATCTAAGTTTTTGGCAATGGCCGCAGGCATAGAAAAATCATCCCGTTTACCACCTTTAACCAACTCCACATCAGACAATTCAGGCACTGGGCCAGTAACCTTGTATTGGTCCATTAATCCGCTCATACCTAACCAGTAAGAATAGGCCGATATTGCCACTAGCTCAGGAGAGTTTTCCGCCGGTGCTTTACCGTTCATCGAATAGGTAAAACAACCTTGTATGCGCTCTTGAAAAGAGTTTACTTTATCATTTTTCTTACGATAAGCAGGATAGGCAAAATATGCCGCCCATAAAGGCGATGAATTAGCTTGTTGCCCTGCATTCATATGACAATTAACACAATTAAGTTGATTACCAACGTACTTATCGCGCAGTTGCTGAGTATTCACAAACAATTGATAACCTAAGCGAACTTTGTCGCCAAACGCCCCCTGCGGAATAGCGGCTAATGGCGCTGGTTGCAGATAAATATCATCAGCTTTTTTATCCATTGAAGGTAACGCAGCTTGTCGATCGGGTAGTGTCGTTGCAGCGTTAACGGGAGCCAGTCCAGGCGCAACATCAATGGATAGTTCATTGGCCTGCAAAGGCAAGCTAAACAGGACGCCAACGGTCAATAGCGATAATAATTTCATAGCCATGTCCTTATTTTAAATTGGCAAAATATTGCGATAAACCATCAATTTCGGCCGCAGTTAATTTCAACGCAATATTGCCCATCATATTGTCAACATCACCACTGCGAGTGCCATTTTGCCAGGCTAATAACTGGGTTTTAAGGTAACTAGCTTGTTGCCCCGCTAATCGAGGAAATTGCCCACCACCGACTCCGGATGGACCATGGCAACTGGTACAAGCCGGAATAGTGCGCGACCAATCACCTTGAAATGCTAATGCTTCAAAGGGATGACTAATCACAACCTTGTCGCCACGAAATTGTAACGGAATATCTGCCACGGCTTGCTGGCTAAAATATTGTGATACCACCGCAATATTGTCTCCCTGCACGGTGGCAGCCATCGCCAACATAGTAGGATTTTGCCGTTTACCTGCGTGAAACAAGGTAAGTTGATTAGCAATATATTCAGCTGATAACCCGGCTAAACG
This region of Shewanella livingstonensis genomic DNA includes:
- a CDS encoding flavohemoglobin expression-modulating QEGLA motif protein, which codes for MSDSLLRYQQDIRRFSDELIRIQAPIKILDSIKWPRQVEEDFLAKKSKELPNISNDFYQSIPLSFNAEQTQTDLQGLKSAVERGLGKRDKLGKILLANIDQYRIVIDMLHNRGKPMFGKLSQELYGSASHKLHGDRHTVRQLGDRLSHIFSLPAARHMSSRHPKIVTAPEAVNILSERLVKYFHNDEIHVKLSDGIVSDAAVGGDTVKLNTRAMFSESDLNVYEVHEGWVHVGTTLNGRAQPHATWLSVGSPRVTASQEGLAVLMEMLTLSSNPGRARRISDRVSAVDMAEQGADFIEVYRYFRNLNLSSQDSYRVTQRVFRGGMVGGGSFFTKDISYVRGYVENINFIRSAISTGLPELIPMLFLGKLAIEDIPVLYQAYQEGIIAHPKYLPPMFEDISGLYAWFGFASGIGNIDLKGVQRHFARQFKNVTPTSAVDLFEDSEFDNNFE
- a CDS encoding alanine/glycine:cation symporter family protein — protein: MEAVTQFVSMINGIVWGVPMLIMILGVGLFLSIGLKFMPILKLNRGFKLLWAGRQVTDESEKGDVSPFNALMTSLSATIGTGNIAGVATAIFIGGPGALFWMWCTALVGMATKFSEAVLAVKFRETDANGNHVGGPMYYIKNGLGSKWAWLGTAFAIFGSIAGFGIGNTVQANSVADAMSSNFGVPNWVTGVVLMVLVGAVLMGGIKRIAEVAGKLVPLMTVFYITAGLAVLIVNAEQVPAAFMLIIESAFNPVAAQGGFAGAAVWAAIRFGVARGVFSNEAGLGSAPIAHAAAQTNNPVKQGLVAMLGTFIDTLIVCSITGLAIIVSGAWTSGENGAALTSLAFSDALPMGNYIVAIALAIFAFTTILGWSFYSEKCVQYLLGDKAVKPFRLLWTLVVPLGAVSSLEFIWLLADTLNAMMAIPNLIALVLLSPVVFGLTREYFIKQRALNAKSKAN
- a CDS encoding SRPBCC family protein; its protein translation is MFRKIIVAVAVIIAMPFVVALFIQQDYSVTRTITIDKPVAEVFDYVKHLKNQDNFSQWAQIDPDMVKIYHGTDATVGFVSAWASEHPDVGVGEQQIIAIEEGKRIDFELRFISPFEATAPAYMTTEAVNANQTKVNWGFSGHFAYPTNLMLLFVDFKTMIGADLQQGLDTLKVVLEQ
- a CDS encoding cysteine-rich CWC family protein, producing MTVALIEHSDDKWQYVKSRFFFIITIIGWAMTSFISAAQSCPLCQQANTCAMEQGLAIDACWCAKQALDMPSVIAQYKANSSLVDLADNQCICQSCMAKLVQQSAIEPVDIYFP
- a CDS encoding c-type cytochrome; this encodes MKLLSLLTVGVLFSLPLQANELSIDVAPGLAPVNAATTLPDRQAALPSMDKKADDIYLQPAPLAAIPQGAFGDKVRLGYQLFVNTQQLRDKYVGNQLNCVNCHMNAGQQANSSPLWAAYFAYPAYRKKNDKVNSFQERIQGCFTYSMNGKAPAENSPELVAISAYSYWLGMSGLMDQYKVTGPVPELSDVELVKGGKRDDFSMPAAIAKNLDITALSQLPGRGFPKAPQPELAYSPERGLVVYQAHCQACHGENGQGQIIAGVAALPPLWGPQSFNWGAGMHRVNTAADFIYENMPLGKSVQLTPQQAWDVAAYLNSFDRPQDPRFNGDVSKTQAAYHQHQGYYGQSVAGKPVLGAESHPVFPLKN
- a CDS encoding c-type cytochrome, coding for MVNVMQAQAAEISSPPSTMPAVAQLCTSCHGAQGQGIDIIGPRLAGLSAEYIANQLTLFHAGKRQNPTMLAMAATVQGDNIAVVSQYFSQQAVADIPLQFRGDKVVISHPFEALAFQGDWSRTIPACTSCHGPSGVGGGQFPRLAGQQASYLKTQLLAWQNGTRSGDVDNMMGNIALKLTAAEIDGLSQYFANLK